The sequence CACGCCGCCGCGTTGCCATTCGCATCGAGTCCGATCGTCTTGACCGCGCCACGGGTAAGCCAACCGGCACGGGCGGACAAATGGGCGCGCAATTTGTCGAGTTCCGCGGAAAAATCCACATGGCGGTGTCCGCAGGAAAGCAGAATCTCCTGCTCATCGAGGGAGAAGACATCGGCGCGGCGGTATTGGCGCGAGATGATGTTGAATCCGTGGTTGTTCGAGTTGGTCTGGCAGTTGAGGGCGAGAAAGACGCCGCTATCCTGCAGAAAGTCGCGCACGGCCTGCTGCATGATGCCGTGTCCGAAGTCCGCCAGCACCACGAGGTCGGCATTTTTGATTTCCGCCTCAAGTTTCCCGAGCACGCGGTCGATAACAGCCTGCTTCGGGGGGTCAGCATTGATGAAGTTGACGCTGAACAGCTTGCTCAGGTCTTTGCCCTCGCTGACCGGTTCGACATAGCGCTGTTTGATGATCGAGACAAAATCGGGATCGCGAACGGTTGCGTCGTCCTCGGTCGGCATAAACATGCGCAGGGTCGGTTCGAGCCAGTCTTCCGTCCCCAGCAAGGAGACCAGGCGCGCGTTCGGCGTGAACTGCTTGAGGTGGCGATAGACGGCCAGCGCGCCACCGGCCTGCGCCTCCTCCTCGAGGTATCGACCGGAAATGATGCGATTTTTCGAGGTAAGCCCCTGAACTTTGACGAACGAGTATTTGTCGAAAATCGTGTCGCCGACGACGAGAACACGAAGGCCGGAGAACTTGGCCACGGCATCGGCGAACTGCTGCGGCGTGACGCGGGAAGCGAGGTCACCGCAAAACTCCGCGACCGCGGGATTGGCTGTTTCGAAGTGGCGGTTGAGCAGACGGGTGGAGCTGAAAACGAAGTCGCCAAGATAACGACCCTCCCCGCCGTGCTTTTGCACGGTGGCCACGTCGTCATGGATATTTCCGGTGACGTCGTTGGACGCGTCGGCATATTCCGTGCCCTTGCAGTAAATGTGCGGCTTGACCGTCTCGATCACCTCGACCGCCGCGGTGTGCGGAACAAGGACCACGTAGTCCACGCAGGAGAGCGCGGCCAGCGTGCGCGCTCGCAGCGCGTCATTGAAATAGGGACGACCGGGACCTTTGTTGACGTGTTTTTCGTCGGTGACCGTGACAACCAACACGTCCCCAAGCTTCTTCGCGTCCTCGAGGTGGACGATATGGCCCGGGTGGACCAAATCGAACGTGCCGTGGCACTGCACGAGGCGCTTCCCCTCGCCGCGCAACTTGTCAAAAAGCGCGGGAGCTTCGGGGAACGAGATAATTTTTTCGGACGCCATCAGCGAGCGAGGTAATCGAGGCAGCCGGTGTCGCGGCCGATTTTCATGAACTTCATGTTGTAATGCTCGGGCGCATCGATGTCGGGGAACTGGCCCGCTTCGAGGGCGGCGCGGAGGTTGGCCACTTCCTGTCTGATGCTGCTCACCGGTTTGTAACCGAGGTCACGGAGGATGCGGTCCGAGGAGATGTGGTAGTCGCGGTGGTCGGTCGTGTCCGTCACCTTGATTTCGACATTCAGGTCGGACAACTCGGACTGGATGATTTTCGCGATGTCGATGACCTGGTGGTTCTCGAAGCCGAAGTTGAAGGTCCGGCCGTTGATTTTGTCCGCCGGGGCGTCAACCAAGATTCCGTAGAGGTTGATCATGTCGGTCATGCCGACATTCGGACGGCGCTGCTTGCCGCCATGCACAGTGATCACTTTTTTCCGTAGAGCATCGGCGGTTAGCTTGTTGACCGTGAGATCAAAGCGCTGGCGCGGCGAGTAGCCGCAGATGGTGGCTGGGCGGACATTGACCGCGCAGAATTCCGGTCCGGAAGCGGAGAGAACCAGCCATTCGGAAAGCGCTTTGTATTTCGAGTAGTAAGTCAGCGGTTCGGGCTCGAGACGCTCGTTGATTTCCGATTCGGTGCGGGCGCCGAAGACGCTCGACGAAGAGGCGTTGATGAAGCGCTTCACACCGGACTCCTTGGCCAAGGCCAGAAGCATTCCAATGGCGTCGAAGTTCACTTGCCGGGTGAGAACTTCATCGATGTCGCCCGTCGGGTCATTGGAGATGGCCGCGAGATGGATGACAGTGTCGCGTCCGGCTAGCCCTTCGCGCACCTTGTTCGAATCGCGAAGGTCCCCGCGAACCAGGCTGAAACGCTTTTCCCACTCGGGCCATTTGGGATCGGCTTTGAGGGCGTCAAGCCCGGCCTCGGTGTAGAGCATGAGGTCGAGCACGCGCACGTCGTGACCGAGGGACAGAAGATGCGGGACCAACCGGCTGCCAACGTAGCCGAAGCCGCCTGTAACGAGGATTTTTGACATAAAGGGGAAATTTTAGAATGCAGAATGCAAAATGATGAATGGAAAAGATGGCTGGCTTTTAAACCACGGATTCCACAGATAACACAGATTACCGTAATACCCTTGCGGTTCGCAGGAACGCTCATCCTCCGAGTGCTTGTCATTTCGCACTTTGCATTTTTTATTCATCACTTTTCTCACGCTTTGTGGATGTAATTCATGGGTTGCTCGCGGAGAGCGGCGAGGTTGGCGTCGATCCAACGCTTGGTATCGGCGATCCCCTCCTCCAGCGAAACGCGATCCTGCCATCCGAGCTTCGTGCGGGCCAGCGTTGCGTCGAGCAGATAGGCGGAATCCTTGCCGGGACGGTCGGCGACGATCTCGGCAAAGTCTTCGAACTTCACGCCGGCCTGGTCGCACATGAGCGCAACAAGATCGCGGATGGAAATGGTGCGCTTCGTCGACAAATGAAAGACGTCGCCCGGATCGCCGCTGAGCGCGGCACGAAGCGTGCCGTCGGACACATCGTCGATGTGGATAAACGACCGCACTGAATGTCCGCCACCATGGAGCTGGAGCTTTTTACCAAGGGCGAGAAAGAGAAGCGTGCGGGGAACGATGCGATACAATTGCTGACTGGGTCCGAAGACATTGGCG comes from Chthoniobacterales bacterium and encodes:
- a CDS encoding adenylyltransferase/cytidyltransferase family protein; the encoded protein is MASEKIISFPEAPALFDKLRGEGKRLVQCHGTFDLVHPGHIVHLEDAKKLGDVLVVTVTDEKHVNKGPGRPYFNDALRARTLAALSCVDYVVLVPHTAAVEVIETVKPHIYCKGTEYADASNDVTGNIHDDVATVQKHGGEGRYLGDFVFSSTRLLNRHFETANPAVAEFCGDLASRVTPQQFADAVAKFSGLRVLVVGDTIFDKYSFVKVQGLTSKNRIISGRYLEEEAQAGGALAVYRHLKQFTPNARLVSLLGTEDWLEPTLRMFMPTEDDATVRDPDFVSIIKQRYVEPVSEGKDLSKLFSVNFINADPPKQAVIDRVLGKLEAEIKNADLVVLADFGHGIMQQAVRDFLQDSGVFLALNCQTNSNNHGFNIISRQYRRADVFSLDEQEILLSCGHRHVDFSAELDKLRAHLSARAGWLTRGAVKTIGLDANGNAAACPPLGDDITDTIGAGDAFFSVMALAAARGLPVDLTTFLGQLAGAQAVKIVGNREPISKAILLKSGMALLNRDPAG
- a CDS encoding NAD-dependent epimerase/dehydratase family protein; its protein translation is MSKILVTGGFGYVGSRLVPHLLSLGHDVRVLDLMLYTEAGLDALKADPKWPEWEKRFSLVRGDLRDSNKVREGLAGRDTVIHLAAISNDPTGDIDEVLTRQVNFDAIGMLLALAKESGVKRFINASSSSVFGARTESEINERLEPEPLTYYSKYKALSEWLVLSASGPEFCAVNVRPATICGYSPRQRFDLTVNKLTADALRKKVITVHGGKQRRPNVGMTDMINLYGILVDAPADKINGRTFNFGFENHQVIDIAKIIQSELSDLNVEIKVTDTTDHRDYHISSDRILRDLGYKPVSSIRQEVANLRAALEAGQFPDIDAPEHYNMKFMKIGRDTGCLDYLAR